In Argiope bruennichi chromosome 4, qqArgBrue1.1, whole genome shotgun sequence, a single window of DNA contains:
- the LOC129966962 gene encoding protein pelota-like, whose amino-acid sequence MKLIHRAIEKDGSGSITLIPEESEDMWHAYNLVAEGDTLKCSTIRKVTTESATGSTGSNRVRTTLTIRVEDIDFDTQACMLRVKGRNIQENQYVKMGAYHTLDLELNRKFTLSKSCWDSIALERIDMACDPAQNADLAAVVMQEGLAHVCLVTSSMTIVRAKIDVNIPRKRKGMCAQHDKGLERFFDSVYQAVNRHINFDIVKCVLIASPGFVKDQFFEYMIQQAIKMDNKIILENKGLFVLVHASSGFKHSLKEVLSDPAISSKLADTKAAGEVKCLEQFYSMLMNEPNKAFYGVNHVLKANEAQAIDTLLISDKLFRCNDVKKRKMFVDLVDSVRENGGEVKMFSSLHPSGEQLDQLSGLAAILRFPMEELDEEENDSSDDEN is encoded by the exons ATGAAGCTAATACATAGGGCTATAGAAAAGGATGGTAGTGG GTCTATAACCCTAATACCAGAAGAATCTGAAGATATGTGGCATGCTTATAATCTTGTTGCTGAAGGTGATACATTAAAATGCTCGACAATTCG GAAAGTCACAACAGAATCTGCAACTGGTAGCACTGGGAGTAATAGGGTTCGCACTACTTTAACAATTCGAGTTGAAGATATAGACTTTGACACACAAGCATGTATGTTGCGAGTAAAAGGtcgaaatatacaagaaaatcaaTATGTCAAG atgGGAGCATATCATACATTAGATCTGGAGCTTAATCGAAAATTTACCCTTTCAAAATCTTGCTGGGACAGTATAGCTCTAGAAAGAATTG acATGGCATGTGATCCAGCACAAAATGCTGATCTTGCAGCAGTTGTTATGCAAGAGGGTCTTGCCCATGTATGCTTAGTGACGTCTAGTATGACAATTGTACGTGCCAAAATCGATGTAAATATTCCTCGTAAACGAAAAGGAATGTGTGCACAGCATGATAAG gGTCTTGAACGTTTTTTTGATTCTGTTTATCAAGCAGTAAATCGACACATTAATTTTGATA TTGTTAAATGTGTTCTGATTGCTAGTCCAGGATTTGTAAAG GACCAATTCTTTGAATACATGATACAGCAAGCCATTAAGATGGACAATAAAATTATACTGGAAAATAAAGGTCTGTTTGTGTTAGTGCATGCTTCTTCAGGATTCAAACATTCTTTGAAAG aaGTATTATCTGATCCAGCAATATCCAGTAAACTAGCGGATACCAAAGCAGCTGGAGAAGTGAAGTGTCTAGAACAGTTTTATAGTATGTTAATGAATGAGCCCAATAAAGCTTTTTATGGTGTGAACCATGTATTAAAGGCTAATGAAGCTCAAGCAATTGACACTTTATTAATTAGTGATAAATTATTCAG atGTAATGATGttaagaaaaggaaaatgtttGTTGATTTAGTTGATAGTGTAAGAGAAAATGGTGGAgaagtaaaaatgttttctagTTTACATCCATCCGGTGAAc